In the Prochlorococcus sp. MIT 1307 genome, one interval contains:
- a CDS encoding DegT/DnrJ/EryC1/StrS family aminotransferase, giving the protein MPGFEVIDNAEAQAASAVFEEGGVLFAHGFDKLRKRFHVREFENDVSEYFSSEYCQAVSSGTSGIKCALKALGVGYKDEVITQAFNFIATVESIIDCGATPIICNVDENLHLDIEDCLSRVTPKTKAILIVHMLGMAGPIGELKQLAKKLSIPIIEDTCEAIGARQGSSFLGTIADVGVFSFDHGKNITCGEGGMILTNQKDISRYVKSYTDHGHAFEPNKSRGEDNALMPGFNYRMTELQGAIGKAQLKKLDHILEKNIERYSALYEQISSCCKVRESLQDSKGSYDALIIRSLDEATKSKIISILKSQEIGTKNIPDAMNWHCSYYWKHALSDHEVNHSKLTYELLNNSVAIPIWLSRSIDEYTKLGHTIKSLFN; this is encoded by the coding sequence ATGCCTGGCTTTGAGGTTATTGATAATGCAGAGGCTCAGGCCGCTTCTGCGGTGTTTGAAGAGGGTGGTGTCTTGTTTGCGCATGGATTTGATAAGTTGCGTAAAAGATTTCATGTGCGGGAATTTGAAAATGATGTTTCCGAATATTTTTCCTCTGAATACTGTCAAGCAGTGTCTTCAGGCACCTCCGGAATTAAATGTGCACTAAAGGCTCTTGGTGTTGGATATAAAGATGAGGTGATTACACAGGCTTTCAATTTTATAGCAACAGTAGAGTCAATTATTGACTGTGGTGCCACTCCTATAATATGTAATGTAGATGAAAACTTACATCTTGATATTGAAGATTGCCTATCTAGAGTAACACCTAAAACCAAAGCAATATTAATAGTTCATATGTTAGGTATGGCTGGCCCTATAGGAGAGCTTAAACAATTAGCGAAGAAACTATCTATCCCAATTATAGAAGATACCTGTGAAGCTATTGGAGCAAGGCAAGGATCATCATTCCTTGGAACAATTGCAGATGTAGGAGTCTTCAGCTTTGACCATGGAAAAAATATAACTTGCGGAGAGGGAGGCATGATTTTAACTAATCAAAAGGATATTAGTCGCTATGTAAAGTCATACACTGACCATGGGCACGCTTTTGAGCCGAACAAGTCTCGAGGAGAAGATAATGCCTTAATGCCTGGTTTTAATTATCGAATGACTGAGTTACAAGGAGCAATTGGAAAGGCACAATTGAAGAAGTTAGACCATATTTTAGAAAAAAACATAGAAAGATATAGTGCATTGTATGAACAAATATCTTCTTGCTGCAAAGTTAGAGAAAGCCTCCAAGACAGCAAAGGATCTTATGATGCTTTGATCATTCGCTCTTTAGATGAAGCAACTAAGAGTAAAATTATCTCAATTCTTAAATCTCAGGAAATCGGGACTAAGAATATTCCTGATGCAATGAATTGGCATTGTAGCTATTACTGGAAACATGCTTTATCTGATCATGAAGTGAATCACTCCAAGCTAACTTACGAGCTGTTAAATAATTCTGTTGCAATTCCAATATGGCTTTCTAGATCCATTGATGAATATACTAAGCTAGGGCATACTATCAAGAGCCTCTTTAATTAG
- a CDS encoding acylneuraminate cytidylyltransferase family protein yields MLLTDRKSDKLNILAVVPARGGSKGIPGKNLRKIGGLPLVDHTIKFAKQLSNVDGVILTSDSSSILQRGEKYNIFTVNRPKELASDESLVIESIKHAVAIYDQRNQVTTDSVILLQPTYPFRLRDDVEKAISKHVEGDSIPVISIKPMKENPCECIVLDTKDNWSYLVSPPQNANRQNYPSCYYFITGNFYISSMQSLNSYNSFMTPNSSFFRTKERIAIDIDLPEDFILAENIFSLTSSLGEPSL; encoded by the coding sequence ATGTTACTAACTGATAGAAAATCTGATAAGTTAAATATATTAGCCGTTGTTCCAGCACGAGGCGGGTCAAAGGGTATTCCTGGTAAAAACTTAAGAAAAATAGGTGGCCTTCCGCTAGTTGACCATACGATTAAATTTGCGAAACAATTGTCTAATGTAGATGGAGTGATTTTAACTAGTGACTCCAGCTCTATATTGCAAAGAGGAGAGAAATATAATATTTTTACTGTTAATAGGCCTAAAGAGTTAGCTTCAGATGAATCTTTAGTGATAGAATCAATAAAGCATGCTGTTGCAATTTATGATCAAAGAAATCAAGTAACAACCGATTCTGTAATTCTCTTGCAACCTACTTATCCCTTTAGGTTAAGAGATGATGTTGAAAAGGCTATTAGTAAACATGTAGAAGGTGATTCTATTCCAGTAATTTCAATTAAGCCCATGAAAGAGAATCCATGTGAATGCATTGTACTTGACACAAAAGATAATTGGTCTTACCTCGTCAGCCCACCCCAAAATGCAAATAGACAGAATTATCCATCATGTTATTATTTTATAACAGGTAACTTTTATATTTCATCAATGCAAAGTTTGAACTCATATAATTCATTCATGACGCCAAATTCATCGTTTTTCAGAACTAAAGAACGCATTGCTATTGATATAGATTTGCCTGAAGACTTTATTCTTGCTGAAAATATTTTCTCATTAACCTCATCGTTAGGAGAACCTTCTCTATGA